A window of Apium graveolens cultivar Ventura chromosome 8, ASM990537v1, whole genome shotgun sequence contains these coding sequences:
- the LOC141679962 gene encoding uncharacterized protein LOC141679962: protein MTWEEFETLFNEKFYSEAMLSAKVNEFSRLYQGSLSVAEYARKFDRLAKFAPDLVSTEASRVNRFREGLQPKLARDVDIGRTGSLTYSQAVEKALRAEYREQKIMKVKGSTTMPRGDVQFNRDQNRFSNKIIGQGLQNRFDPNKRFKGDQRNKQAGLQPWPQYSGATHSFAFVNYLKRISRPFERLPIEFSAILPSGEILYSNKWLRAVPIYIDNHELYVDLVVLEMHDYEVILGMDWLSKYNATIDCKNKKVMFNPSEGDQFEFVANFSNYMISTISAIKDRRMLQDGCVGYFGNVIGTDIIVENKPEEVPVVKEFLEVFPKELPGLPPDREIQFEIDLIPSTDPISKAPYRMAPAELRELKSQLHELLEKKLVRPSYSP from the exons ATGACTTGGGAAGAATTTGAGACTCTCTTTAATGAGAAGTTTTACAGTGAAGCTATGCTTAGTGCTAAAGTAAATGAGTTTAGTCGCCTGTACCAGGGAAGTCTGTCAGTTGCTGAGTATGCTCGAAAGTTTGATCGATTAGCTAAATTTGCGCCAGATTTGGTTTCCACCGAGGCTAGTAGGGTAAATCGATTTCGTGAGGGATTACAACCGAAGTTAGCTAGGGATGTTGACATAGGACGTACTGGGTCTCTCACTTATTCTCAGGCAGTTGAAAAAGCTTTGAGGGCTGAGTATCGGGAGCAAAAGATAATGAAGGTGAAGGGTTCTACTACAATGCCTCGAGGAGATGTTCAATTTAATAGAGATCAAAATCgattttcaaataaaataattggtcAAGGACTTCAAAATAGATTTGATCCAAATAAAAGGTTCAAAGGAGACCAACGAAACAAACAGGCGGGGCTACAACCTTGGCCACAAT ATTCTGGAGCTACTCATTCATTTGCATTTGTCAATTATTTGAAAAGAATTAGTAGGCCCTTTGAAAGACTACCAATTGAATTTAGTGCAATTTTACCATCTGGGGAGATATTATATTCGAATAAGTGGTTAAGAGCGGTTCCCATATACATTGATAACCATGAACTGTATGTTGATTTAGTGGTTTTAGAAATGCATGACTATGAGGTAAtattaggtatggattggttatccaAGTACAATGCTACCATTGATTGCAAAAACAAAAAGGTGATGTTCAACCCTTCTGAGGGAGACCAGTTTGAGTTTGTAGCTAATTTCTCCAATTATATGATATCGACTATCTCAGCTATAAAAGATAGGAGAATGTTACAAGATGGTTGTGTTGGATATTTTGGAAATGTGATAGGCACTGACATAATAGTAGAAAATAAGCCTGAAGAGGTACCGGTAGTTAAAGAATTTTTAGAAGTGTTTCCAaaagagttaccaggattaccacctgatagAGAAATACAATTTGAAATAGATTTAATACCTAGTACGGATCCAATATCCAAAGCACCCTATAGGATGGCCCCCGCAGAATTGAGAGAATTAAAAAGTCAATTACACGAGTTATTAGAAAAGAAATTAGTTAGACCTAGTTACTCACCATGA